A single window of Halobacterium jilantaiense DNA harbors:
- the moaC gene encoding cyclic pyranopterin monophosphate synthase MoaC, producing the protein MSERKADETEASERRAGSDATREADDAGDDLTHTTDEGDVQMVDVGDKPDTARRAVARGEIRLSESTVDAIRADEIGKGDVLATARVGAVQAVKHTWETIPMCHQIPITNVETDFGVRDDRVVLEVAVETTGKTGCEMEALEGVTTGLNVVWDMVKAAEKDGDGQYPGTAIRDVEVVSKEKRALE; encoded by the coding sequence ATGAGTGAGCGTAAGGCCGACGAGACGGAGGCCTCGGAACGACGAGCGGGGAGTGACGCGACCCGCGAGGCCGACGACGCAGGCGACGACCTGACGCACACGACCGACGAGGGCGACGTCCAGATGGTGGACGTCGGCGACAAGCCCGACACGGCACGTCGAGCAGTCGCCCGCGGCGAGATACGGCTCTCCGAGTCCACCGTCGACGCGATTCGAGCGGACGAAATCGGGAAGGGTGACGTGCTCGCGACGGCCCGCGTCGGTGCCGTGCAAGCCGTCAAACACACCTGGGAGACCATCCCGATGTGCCACCAGATTCCCATCACGAACGTCGAGACCGACTTCGGCGTGCGAGACGACCGCGTCGTGCTGGAGGTCGCCGTCGAGACGACCGGGAAGACGGGCTGCGAGATGGAGGCTCTGGAGGGCGTGACGACCGGCCTGAACGTCGTCTGGGACATGGTCAAGGCCGCGGAGAAAGACGGCGACGGCCAGTACCCGGGGACGGCAATCCGGGACGTGGAAGTGGTGTCGAAGGAGAAACGCGCTCTGGAGTAG
- the hflX gene encoding GTPase HflX yields the protein MTGDTTETAVVAKRVDDGEPETAEVRELVRAAGYEVAGEVTQTRTADPALQLGEGKVAELAELVAGTDADRVVFDNRLGPYQTYNLGQQLPDGTEVVDRFRLILDIFGQRAQTRKAQLQVELAELRYELPRAEAKTSLAKRDERPGFMGLGEYDESREQDIKAQISRIRDELEKIEKTEAQRRDTRRESGFDLVALAGYTNAGKSTLLRRLAEDVDVDENEDLHPDLDTTAESQDRLFTTLGTTTRRMELDRRNVLLTDTVGFISDLPHWLVESFKSTLESVYQADLVLLVVDASESVDEIREKLVTSHDTLYERNEAPIVTVFNKTDRVDDDELAEKMAALSALAPTPVAVSALDDINLGELRDRIDAELPARERERLVLPMTEDTMSVVSWVHDHAYVRDVDYGDEQVVVDFEARPAIVERSHAKASELVAEA from the coding sequence GTGACAGGAGACACGACAGAGACGGCCGTCGTCGCCAAACGCGTCGACGACGGCGAGCCCGAGACCGCGGAGGTTCGGGAGCTGGTTCGAGCCGCTGGCTACGAGGTCGCGGGCGAGGTCACCCAGACCCGGACCGCCGACCCCGCGCTCCAGCTCGGCGAGGGGAAAGTCGCGGAGCTCGCCGAACTCGTCGCGGGCACGGACGCCGACCGCGTGGTTTTCGACAACCGCCTCGGCCCCTACCAGACGTACAACCTCGGCCAGCAGCTCCCGGACGGCACCGAGGTCGTCGACCGGTTCCGGCTGATTCTGGACATCTTCGGGCAGCGCGCGCAGACCCGGAAGGCCCAGCTCCAGGTGGAGCTCGCCGAGTTGCGTTACGAGCTGCCGCGCGCCGAGGCGAAGACGAGTCTGGCGAAACGCGACGAGCGCCCCGGGTTCATGGGGCTCGGCGAGTACGACGAGAGCCGCGAGCAGGACATCAAAGCCCAGATATCCAGGATTCGGGACGAACTGGAGAAGATCGAGAAGACGGAGGCCCAGCGCCGAGACACCCGCCGGGAGTCCGGCTTCGACCTCGTGGCGCTGGCGGGCTACACGAACGCCGGGAAGTCCACGCTGCTCCGGCGGCTCGCCGAGGACGTCGACGTGGACGAGAACGAGGACCTCCACCCGGACCTCGACACCACCGCGGAGTCCCAGGACCGGCTGTTCACGACGCTCGGCACGACGACGCGTCGGATGGAGCTGGACCGCCGGAACGTCCTGCTGACGGACACGGTCGGGTTCATCAGCGACCTCCCGCACTGGCTCGTGGAGTCGTTCAAGTCCACGCTCGAATCCGTCTACCAGGCGGACCTCGTGTTGCTGGTCGTGGACGCCAGCGAGTCCGTCGACGAGATTCGCGAGAAGCTCGTGACGAGCCACGACACGCTCTACGAGCGCAACGAAGCGCCCATCGTGACCGTCTTCAACAAGACCGACCGCGTCGACGACGACGAACTCGCCGAGAAGATGGCGGCGCTCTCGGCGCTCGCCCCCACCCCCGTCGCGGTCAGCGCCCTGGACGATATCAATCTCGGCGAACTCCGGGACCGCATCGACGCCGAACTTCCGGCTCGCGAGCGCGAGCGGCTCGTCCTCCCGATGACCGAGGACACCATGAGCGTCGTCTCCTGGGTCCACGACCACGCTTACGTCCGTGACGTCGACTACGGCGACGAACAGGTCGTCGTCGACTTCGAGGCGCGGCCCGCCATCGTGGAGCGCTCGCACGCGAAAGCCAGCGAACTCGTCGCCGAAGCCTGA
- a CDS encoding FUN14 domain-containing protein, which yields MVDIDPTALGIEFGTGAGIGAIIGFAAKKVAKLIAVIVGLELALFKFLESRGILTVDWERLSGGFMEAAEMGTATTPPSWLSTILSTLSVSAGFTGGFLVGFRKG from the coding sequence ATGGTAGACATCGACCCAACCGCCCTCGGCATCGAGTTCGGCACGGGGGCCGGCATCGGGGCAATCATCGGGTTCGCGGCGAAGAAAGTCGCGAAACTCATCGCCGTCATCGTCGGCCTCGAGCTCGCGCTGTTCAAGTTCCTCGAATCGCGGGGCATCCTCACCGTCGACTGGGAGCGACTCAGCGGCGGCTTCATGGAGGCCGCGGAGATGGGGACGGCGACGACTCCGCCGTCCTGGCTGAGCACGATCCTCTCGACGCTCTCGGTGAGCGCGGGCTTCACGGGCGGCTTCCTCGTCGGCTTCCGGAAGGGATAA
- a CDS encoding ribosome assembly factor SBDS: protein MISLDDAVTARLETHGERFEVLVDPDAALEMKRDEFEGELEDVIAARDVFENASRGDRPAEEDLKEVFGTTEPLDIIPEVIGRGEIQITAEQREEMEERKKRKLINTISRNAINPQMDDAPHPPDRIESALEEAGFTVDPMTPAEEQVDDALEALRPVIPIRFEEMTVAVNLPADYAGSGQAKLREFGDLEREEWQADGSWVGVITFPAGMQDELYSRVNEVTEGEGETQVVKDKDDLKTR from the coding sequence ATGATTTCGCTCGACGACGCCGTGACGGCTCGCCTGGAGACACACGGCGAGCGCTTCGAAGTGCTCGTTGACCCGGACGCCGCCCTGGAGATGAAACGCGACGAGTTCGAGGGCGAGCTCGAGGACGTCATCGCCGCCCGCGACGTCTTCGAGAACGCCTCCCGCGGGGACCGACCCGCCGAGGAGGACCTGAAGGAAGTGTTCGGGACGACCGAGCCCCTCGACATCATCCCGGAGGTCATCGGGCGCGGCGAGATTCAGATCACCGCCGAGCAGCGCGAGGAGATGGAGGAGCGCAAGAAGCGCAAGCTCATCAACACCATCTCGCGGAACGCCATCAACCCCCAGATGGACGACGCGCCCCACCCGCCGGACCGCATCGAGAGCGCGCTCGAAGAGGCCGGGTTCACCGTCGACCCGATGACCCCCGCCGAAGAACAGGTCGACGACGCCCTGGAGGCGCTGCGGCCCGTCATCCCCATCCGGTTCGAGGAGATGACCGTCGCGGTGAACCTCCCGGCGGACTACGCGGGCAGCGGTCAGGCGAAACTCCGGGAGTTCGGCGACCTCGAACGCGAGGAGTGGCAGGCCGACGGCTCGTGGGTGGGCGTCATCACGTTCCCCGCAGGGATGCAGGACGAACTCTACAGTCGCGTCAACGAAGTGACGGAGGGCGAGGGCGAGACACAGGTCGTGAAGGACAAAGACGACCTGAAGACGCGATAA
- a CDS encoding Rpp14/Pop5 family protein, with protein MKHLPKHLRPRWRYLAVELTAWPDVVLDRSDVQRAVWFAAGNLLGDPGSADADLRIVDYDYADGAGEALIRVRRGEVERARAALACVSEVRDHPVRVSVRGVSGTMRAARENYLGQTAGPSRENGVAFGDGTHSGVVRGNRVDVDAEGWVGVTRRDCQ; from the coding sequence ATGAAACACCTCCCGAAGCACTTGCGGCCGCGCTGGCGGTATCTCGCGGTCGAACTGACGGCGTGGCCGGATGTCGTCCTCGACCGGAGCGACGTCCAGCGCGCGGTCTGGTTCGCGGCCGGGAACCTCCTCGGGGACCCGGGGAGCGCGGACGCCGACCTGCGCATCGTCGACTACGACTACGCCGACGGCGCGGGAGAGGCCCTGATTCGCGTGCGGCGAGGCGAGGTCGAGCGGGCGCGCGCTGCGCTGGCGTGCGTGAGCGAGGTGCGCGACCACCCCGTTCGCGTGTCCGTCAGGGGCGTGTCCGGAACGATGCGGGCGGCCAGAGAGAACTACCTCGGGCAGACCGCCGGCCCGTCGCGGGAGAACGGCGTCGCGTTCGGTGACGGCACGCACTCAGGGGTCGTGCGCGGCAACCGCGTGGACGTAGACGCGGAGGGGTGGGTCGGCGTGACGCGGCGCGACTGTCAGTGA
- a CDS encoding class I SAM-dependent methyltransferase encodes MKKTLDEHAARFDDVAAEYDDEKTPEYNECVALVLEHADATGEETVLDLGCGTGAIALGLAEDAGTVVGRDISEGMMDQGREKAADRGLENVAFGEGRFREPNYDGDVDVVTSNFAMHHLSDAEKREAIDIVADLEPRRIVLGDVMFFGEPNPDDPFYSPEVDDPATVGVLADAFTDAGYALTEVELVHDQVGVLIADRR; translated from the coding sequence ATGAAGAAGACGCTTGACGAGCACGCGGCGCGCTTCGACGACGTGGCGGCCGAGTACGACGACGAGAAGACTCCGGAGTACAACGAGTGCGTCGCGCTCGTGCTCGAACACGCCGACGCGACCGGCGAGGAGACGGTCCTCGACCTCGGGTGTGGGACGGGCGCTATCGCGCTCGGTCTGGCCGAGGACGCCGGCACGGTCGTGGGCCGCGACATCAGCGAGGGGATGATGGATCAGGGCCGCGAGAAGGCGGCCGACCGCGGGCTGGAGAACGTCGCGTTCGGCGAGGGGCGGTTCCGCGAGCCGAACTACGACGGTGACGTGGACGTGGTCACCTCGAACTTCGCGATGCACCACCTGAGCGACGCCGAGAAGCGCGAGGCCATCGACATCGTCGCCGACCTCGAACCCCGCCGCATCGTGCTCGGTGACGTGATGTTCTTCGGGGAGCCGAACCCCGACGACCCCTTCTACAGTCCCGAGGTCGACGACCCGGCGACTGTCGGCGTGCTCGCGGACGCGTTCACGGACGCCGGCTACGCGCTCACCGAGGTCGAGCTGGTCCACGACCAGGTCGGCGTGCTGATCGCCGACCGGCGATGA
- a CDS encoding RNase P subunit p30 family protein: MYEAVHAHPEGESTVARLAATAGSDGYDGVVVRNWRDAEPDRDRERIVEETGVDVVTGVELSVTDRSQASGHIANVREEVTVLAARADSPATNRFVAESERVDVLAAPMAGGGDVNHVVVKAARDHGVRLEFDFSRVLRASGGERVQALRGLRKLRELVAHYDAPFVVSARPASHLHLRAPRELVAVGTEIGFSEAQIRAGLSEWTHLAARNRRLRSEEFIAPGVERGRYEEDA, encoded by the coding sequence GTGTACGAGGCGGTCCACGCCCACCCCGAGGGCGAGAGTACGGTGGCGCGGCTGGCGGCGACGGCCGGCAGCGACGGCTACGACGGCGTCGTGGTGCGGAACTGGCGGGACGCCGAGCCGGACCGGGACCGCGAGCGTATCGTCGAGGAGACGGGCGTGGACGTAGTCACCGGCGTCGAGTTGTCGGTGACGGACCGCTCGCAGGCCAGCGGGCACATCGCGAACGTCCGGGAGGAGGTGACCGTCCTCGCAGCGCGCGCGGACTCCCCGGCGACGAACCGGTTCGTGGCGGAGTCCGAGCGCGTGGACGTGCTGGCAGCGCCGATGGCGGGCGGCGGGGACGTCAATCACGTCGTCGTGAAGGCCGCGAGAGACCACGGCGTGCGTCTGGAGTTCGACTTCTCGCGGGTGCTGCGCGCGAGCGGCGGTGAGCGCGTGCAAGCCCTTCGAGGACTGCGGAAGCTCCGGGAGCTCGTGGCGCACTACGACGCGCCGTTCGTGGTGAGCGCGCGGCCGGCGAGCCACCTCCACCTGCGGGCACCCCGGGAGCTCGTCGCCGTCGGGACGGAAATCGGATTCAGCGAGGCCCAGATTCGGGCGGGGCTGAGCGAGTGGACGCACTTGGCGGCGCGGAACCGCCGGCTGCGCTCCGAGGAGTTCATTGCGCCGGGCGTCGAACGCGGCAGGTATGAAGAAGACGCTTGA
- a CDS encoding RNA-binding protein has product MSEVPFHYIDLRAFCYDTEGESRVEDALRHFLPEDVELERAESEGHLGDRIVVLSARVERADEMRHVLGQLRDGADIEQIRRELDQRVDDNCSLFVHLDKQEAYLGDAQLGDGISLRAKVEAYPAKKESAVENARDALS; this is encoded by the coding sequence ATGAGCGAGGTTCCGTTCCACTACATCGACCTCCGAGCGTTCTGCTACGACACGGAGGGCGAATCCCGGGTCGAGGACGCACTCCGGCACTTCCTCCCCGAGGACGTCGAACTCGAACGCGCCGAGAGCGAAGGCCACCTCGGCGACCGCATCGTCGTGCTGTCCGCGCGCGTCGAACGCGCCGACGAGATGCGCCACGTCCTCGGCCAGCTCCGGGACGGCGCGGACATCGAGCAGATTCGCCGCGAACTCGACCAGCGCGTCGACGACAACTGCTCGCTGTTCGTCCACCTCGACAAGCAGGAGGCGTACCTCGGCGACGCCCAGCTCGGCGACGGCATCTCGCTGCGCGCGAAAGTCGAAGCCTACCCCGCGAAGAAGGAGTCCGCCGTCGAGAACGCGCGGGACGCGCTGTCGTAG
- a CDS encoding DUF1918 domain-containing protein — MSFEKGDTVVLHEKHSEYDGQTGKITQTAETMFGDVNYTISFEDGQEAGVPEDSLEAAPDAEVGGDDEDDESDADEADE; from the coding sequence ATGAGCTTCGAGAAGGGCGACACGGTCGTGCTCCACGAGAAACACAGCGAGTACGACGGCCAGACGGGCAAGATCACGCAGACCGCCGAGACGATGTTCGGCGACGTCAACTACACCATCAGCTTCGAGGACGGCCAGGAGGCCGGCGTCCCCGAGGACAGCCTCGAAGCCGCCCCCGACGCCGAGGTCGGCGGCGACGACGAGGACGACGAGTCCGACGCGGACGAAGCCGACGAGTAG
- a CDS encoding NUDIX hydrolase: MPVDDLWFLAQRASQQAERAYHDLTADCEGFVEFDRERSVSRCQFRTLAERVAATGAPYGAHTVVYRENGDLLLVRHEGVDRWVVPGGGVHEDESYRAAAERELREEAGVGADYEGLAMLTDVTFRSGGHEAWGVLPVFAARADDATPTVDDPDGEISDARWFDTLPEDTRDRGDLRAWRERALGGRAAGD; encoded by the coding sequence ATGCCCGTCGATGACCTCTGGTTCCTCGCGCAGCGCGCCAGCCAGCAGGCCGAGCGAGCGTACCACGACCTGACGGCCGACTGCGAGGGGTTCGTGGAGTTCGACCGCGAGCGCTCGGTCTCCCGCTGCCAGTTCCGTACGCTCGCCGAGCGCGTCGCGGCGACCGGCGCGCCCTACGGCGCACACACCGTCGTCTACCGGGAGAACGGCGACCTGCTGTTGGTGCGCCACGAGGGCGTCGACCGCTGGGTGGTGCCGGGCGGCGGCGTCCACGAGGACGAGTCCTATCGCGCGGCCGCCGAGCGCGAACTCCGCGAGGAGGCGGGCGTCGGAGCCGACTACGAGGGCCTGGCGATGCTGACCGACGTCACGTTCCGCTCCGGGGGCCACGAGGCCTGGGGCGTCCTGCCGGTGTTCGCGGCGCGCGCCGACGACGCCACCCCGACCGTCGACGACCCGGACGGCGAGATTTCTGACGCGCGCTGGTTCGACACGCTGCCCGAGGACACCCGGGACCGCGGCGACCTGCGGGCGTGGCGCGAGCGCGCGCTCGGCGGCCGCGCGGCCGGCGACTAA
- the pyrI gene encoding aspartate carbamoyltransferase regulatory subunit: MTDTELRVSKIENGTVLDHLTAGQALHVLAMLGIDGSGGEAVSLGMNVPSERLGRKDVVKVEGRELSDSEVEVLSLIAPDATVNIVRDYEVEAKRRVERPSNVSGVLTCPNSECITNAGEPADPTFEVLDDGLRCEYCGDILRDDITAHLADTPQSP, encoded by the coding sequence ATGACAGACACCGAACTCCGCGTCTCCAAGATCGAGAACGGCACCGTCCTCGACCACCTCACGGCCGGCCAGGCCCTGCACGTGCTCGCGATGCTGGGCATCGACGGCTCGGGCGGCGAAGCGGTGAGCCTCGGGATGAACGTCCCGAGCGAGCGCCTCGGCCGCAAGGACGTGGTGAAAGTGGAGGGCCGCGAGCTCAGCGACTCGGAGGTCGAGGTGCTGTCGCTCATCGCGCCCGACGCCACCGTGAACATCGTCCGCGACTACGAGGTCGAAGCGAAGCGCCGCGTCGAGCGCCCGTCGAACGTCTCGGGCGTGTTGACGTGTCCGAACAGCGAGTGCATCACGAACGCGGGCGAGCCCGCCGACCCGACGTTCGAGGTGCTGGACGACGGCCTCCGCTGTGAGTACTGCGGCGACATCTTGCGGGACGACATCACGGCACACCTCGCGGATACCCCGCAAAGCCCTTAG
- the pyrB gene encoding aspartate carbamoyltransferase, producing the protein MQQDHLLTAKQLSRSDIEAVLERAAEFDDDPEAARDLHAGELLALCFFEPSTRTKMSFETAAKRLGAGVVDMGSVDDSSVKKGESLADTVRVVEGYADGLVLRHPKQGAAKLASERVDVPVVNAGDGAGHHPSQTLLDLYTIREHAGLEDLSIGIVGDLKYGRTVHSLAHALTNFGARQHFVSPESLQLPRSVRYDLHEAGAQVREHEDLEAVLPNLDVLYVTRIQRERFPDDDEYEAVAGEYRVTPELLDEHAKDDLSVMHPLPRVDEIAPEIDDTEYATYFEQAHNGVPVRMALLDSLL; encoded by the coding sequence ATGCAACAGGACCACTTGCTGACCGCCAAACAGCTCTCCCGGTCGGACATCGAGGCAGTCCTGGAGCGGGCCGCCGAGTTCGACGACGACCCGGAGGCTGCTCGCGACCTGCACGCGGGCGAGTTGCTGGCGTTGTGCTTCTTCGAGCCGAGCACGCGCACGAAGATGAGCTTCGAGACGGCGGCCAAGCGCCTCGGCGCGGGCGTCGTCGACATGGGGTCGGTCGACGACTCCTCGGTGAAGAAAGGCGAGTCGCTGGCCGACACCGTCCGGGTCGTCGAGGGGTACGCCGACGGGCTGGTGCTCCGGCACCCCAAGCAGGGCGCGGCGAAGCTCGCGAGCGAGCGCGTCGACGTGCCCGTGGTGAACGCCGGCGACGGCGCGGGCCACCACCCGAGTCAGACGCTGCTTGACCTCTACACCATCCGCGAGCACGCCGGTCTGGAGGACCTCTCCATCGGCATCGTCGGCGACCTGAAGTACGGTCGGACGGTGCACTCGCTGGCGCACGCGCTCACGAACTTCGGCGCACGCCAGCACTTCGTCAGCCCGGAGAGCCTCCAGTTGCCGCGGTCGGTGCGCTACGACCTCCACGAGGCGGGCGCGCAGGTCCGGGAGCACGAGGACCTCGAAGCCGTGCTTCCGAACCTCGACGTGCTGTACGTCACGCGCATCCAGCGCGAGCGGTTCCCGGACGACGACGAGTACGAGGCCGTCGCGGGCGAGTACCGCGTCACGCCCGAACTCCTCGACGAACACGCGAAAGACGACCTCTCGGTGATGCATCCGCTGCCGCGCGTGGACGAAATCGCGCCGGAGATCGACGACACCGAGTACGCGACGTACTTCGAACAGGCCCACAACGGCGTCCCGGTGCGGATGGCGCTGCTCGACTCCCTGCTATGA
- a CDS encoding MinD/ParA family ATP-binding protein — protein MLAIAGGKGGSGKTTTALGVAGALAQRRRRPLVVDCDLDAPNLHLRAGVDRDPGVDAPDPEAAGRKAAALPGVDVLPAGDADGDDLAAALAALPADRPVLLDCPAGASEAAARPLRVADATVLVTTLGHESVEDAVKTAAMARAVGTAPCVAAVSREPSVTDGLRAALGVSECVAVPDVPAPLTADAATAAYARLADAAGADSFAGGEAQT, from the coding sequence GTGCTGGCAATCGCGGGCGGGAAGGGCGGCAGCGGGAAGACGACGACCGCACTCGGCGTCGCGGGCGCGCTCGCCCAGCGCCGCCGCCGCCCGCTGGTCGTGGACTGCGACCTCGACGCGCCGAATCTCCACCTGCGTGCGGGCGTCGACCGCGACCCCGGTGTCGACGCACCCGACCCGGAAGCCGCCGGTCGCAAAGCCGCCGCGCTTCCCGGCGTGGACGTGCTGCCGGCCGGCGACGCCGACGGTGACGACCTCGCAGCCGCACTCGCCGCGCTCCCCGCGGACCGCCCCGTCCTGCTGGACTGTCCCGCGGGCGCGAGCGAGGCCGCTGCGCGCCCCCTCCGGGTCGCCGACGCCACCGTCCTCGTCACCACACTCGGCCACGAGAGCGTCGAGGACGCTGTCAAGACCGCCGCGATGGCGCGCGCCGTCGGGACGGCTCCCTGCGTCGCGGCCGTCTCCCGCGAACCGAGCGTGACCGACGGCCTCCGGGCGGCGCTCGGCGTCTCCGAGTGCGTCGCCGTCCCCGACGTTCCTGCGCCGCTGACTGCCGACGCCGCGACCGCCGCGTACGCGCGCCTCGCCGATGCTGCCGGAGCGGACTCCTTCGCAGGGGGCGAAGCTCAAACGTAA